The window GAACAATGGCGCTGTGTGAATCCCGAAACCCCCGCAGTGCGGGGGTGAAGGTTGAGTTCGCCTTGTTCCGGTAACTTTCGCGGTTTCTTACGAGTAGAATTTCCGCGAGCGGAAATCGTTGCCGAAAATAAACAAGGCGACCGAGAGACAAATTACACTTCAATAACTTTTTCCCAAGGAAGTCCTTCTTTTCCAAAATGCCCATACGCCGCGGTCTGCAAATAAATCGGCCGGCGCAATTGCAACCGCTCAATAATCGCGTTTGGTCGGAAATCAAACTTTTTCGCCACGAGCTTCGCCAAGCTATGCCCTTTTTCATCCACCGCCTCCACCATCATCGGTTCAGCTCTGCCAATGGCATACGACACCGACACAAGACATTGCTTTGCGTGACCATTCGCCACTAAATTTTTCGCCACAAACCGGCACATATACGCCGCCGAACGGTCCACTTTTGACGGGTCCTTTCCCGAAAACGCTCCGCCGCCATGTTGAATAAGTCCACCGTAGGTGTCTACCATGATTTTCCGTCCCGTGAGTCCAGTATCCGCCTCAAATCCGCCCTGCACAAACCGCCCCGTAGGATTCACGAGAATCTCAACGCCGGTGAGATCGCCAACTGCGGGCGCAATAAGTTCTTTTGTAAGCGTCGCTTTGATTTCCGCATGCTCCACCGATGCCTCATGCTGTGTGCTTACCAGCACCGACACAACGTTTTTTCCTTGCATCGTCACCTGCGCCTTGCCATCCGGTTTGATCCAAGAAACCCTGCCCGCACGGCGCAAATCCTCCAACCCGCGCGTGAGCTTATGCACGAACACTACCCCTTTCGGCAAAAATTCCGGCGTTTCATTCGTCGCGTAACCATACATAATCCCCTGGTCACCCGCGCCGCCCGTATCCACACCCATCGCGATGTCAGGCGACTGCTCCACAACGTTCGTAATCACTTTCAGATTATTCTGATGACCGATGTCTTTATACACGCGCTTCGCAATACCCGCATAGTCCACTTTCGCACGCGTCGATACCTCTCCCCCTACAATCAACATCCCGTGTCCGCCGAACGATTCCATCGCCACACGGCTTTTCGGATCCTGCCGCAAACACTCATCCAACACCGCGTCCGAAACCTGATCGCAAATCTTATCCGGATGCCCCGAGGTTACGCTTTCTACTGTATAAAGTTTTGGATAATACCCCATATATAAACGGAAATCTTTCCCTTTAGGAAAGATGTAATAATGTATCTTTCCCCGCGTTCGACAACGCGCGAGCATGACGCTCAAAGGGCTGGAATTGACACTACGTTTCCGTTTTCGAAATGGATCCCGGGTCTACTGCCTCGGGATTGTTTTTCGATTACAAAAAACAAGTTGTCGCCGGATCTTCGGGCCAGTTCCCGCACACGCGAAACAGTTCGCGCAATTCCCCGGACTCTTGATGATTAAGTTGTAACTTCTACTATAGCTTCCAATATATCAAACTCGAAAATAAACGCAAGAGTTTCGCTATCTAAAACTCCGCCAAGATCACTACCTCCGATTTCTTCACCTCCAAGATGCCGCCTACAACGGGAATAGTTTCTTTTTTCTCTGCGCCGTCAATCACAATATCCCCCGCCATAAGCGGCGTGATGAGCGGGATGTGTCCGGGCAATACCTGCATCCGACCGGAAACCGCCGGCACGGAGACGGACTTCGCCTTTCCCACGAACACTTCTTTGCTTAGTGAGTAGATAGAGAGTTGTATCATGCAATGTCTAAGTTCTAATTCCTAATGTCTGATTATTGTATTCCTTCGACTTCGCTACGCTCCGCTCAGGAAATAAATTTTTATTCGCTGAGTGCGTCGAAGCGATACCGTCATTAGAAATTAGAAATTTGTGATTAGAAATTTTCCCTATACCTCGTCTATTCCCCCTTTCAGATAGAACGCATCCTCCGGTTTCGCATCGTGTTTGCCTTCAATGATTTCGCGGAAGCCGCGGATGGTGTCTTCACGCGGCACATATTTACCGGCGCGGCCGGTGAAGGCCTCAGCAACAGAAAACGGCTGGGAAAGGAACCGCTGCATGCGCCGCGCGCGCGACACAATCAGCTTGTCGGACTCGGAAAGTTCTTCCATGCCGAGAATAGCAATAACATCTTTCAATTCCTTATAGCGCTGCATGAGCTGCAACGCCTGCTTTGCAACTGCGTAGTGCTCCTCACCGACAATGCGCGGATCAAGCGCCGAAGACTTGGAGAACAACGGATCCACAGCCGGATAAATGCCGAGCTGTGAAAGTTCACGCGACAAGACGACCGTAGAGTCCAAGTGACTGAAGGTGGTGGCCGGTGCGGGGTCCGTGATGTCGTCCGCCGGAACGTAAATCGCCTGCACCGACGTGATGGAACCGTTCTTGGTTGAAGTGATGCGCTCTTGAAGCGCGCCCATGTCGGTGCCGAGCGTCGGCTGGTAGCCCACAGCAGAAGGCATGCGTCCCAAGAGGACCGACACCTCCGAGCCCGCCTGCACGAAACGGAAAATGTTGTCAATGAAAAGCAAAATGTCTTTGTGTTTTTCGTCGCGGAAATATTCCGCCATGCGGAGCGCCGCCAATGCCGTGCGGAATCTAGCGCCCGAAACCTCGTTCATCTGACCAAAGACAAGTGCCGTGTTTTTGAGCACACCCGATTCTTTCATTTCGCGATACAGGTCGTTGCCTTCTCTCGTGCGCTCACCAACCCCTGCAAACACCGAATATCCACCATGCTTCACCGCCGTATTATGGATAAGTTCCTGCAGCAACACGGTTTTGCCCACACCCGCACCACCAAACAGACCAACTTTGCCGCCTTTCAAAAACGGGCACAGCAAGTCAATGACTTTAATGCCGGTTTCAAAAAGTTCCGGCTCCACTTTCTGGTCTTTCAATGCCGGCGCGGCTTGGTGGATTGACGCGCGCTTTACGGATTTCGGCAGTTCGCCCAATCCGTCCACAACCTCACCGAACACGTTAAACATACGGCCGAGAATTTCATCTCCTATTGGCACCTCAATAGTGCGGCCGGTGTCGGTCACCTCCATATGCCGCCGCAGGGCATCGGTGGTATCCATCGCGAGGGTACGCACACGATTCCCGCCCAAATGCTGCGCAACCTCCAAAATCAACGTCTTTCCTCCTTCAATCGCAACCGTCAGCGCGTTATTCAGCGGCGGAAGGTTCTCGCTAAATTCCACATCCACAACCGGCCCCGTAATTTGTATAATTTTTCCGTTCATATGTTTTTCTTATTTCCTATATCTTACTTCTTAATTCTTACGTCTTACTTCCCCCCCCTACACCGCCATCGCATCCTTTGCTGATGCCATTTCGACCAACTCCTGCGTAATGCTTTCTTGTCTGGCTTTATTCAGCGCCTGTTGCAATGTTTTCATGATATTCTCCGCGTTTTCCGTCGCGCTCTTCATCGCCACCATACGAGCGGCGTGTTCGGAAGCGTTTGATTCAAAAATAAGGTGCAGGACTTCCACTTTGACGAGTGCCAACACCAGCGTCTCAAAAATTTTCTGATACGACGGCTCAAACTTATAATATTGTTCGGATTTTTCATCGACGCGGACGAGCTCGGCATAACGGCCGGACTTCGGCACAATGCCGCGCACAATTTTCTCCAACTCCGGAAGCGAGAGCGGCAGCACCTCGTGAAATTCCACTTTCTGCACCAGCGCGGAAATAAATGTCGTGGAGCAAAATACAATTTTAGTATACGCACCTGCTTGATATTGCTCCACGAGCCAGTTGAACACCGGCTCCGCGTCGTAGATTGTCGTGATTTCGGAAAAGTTCGTGAAGGCAAAGGGCATCGTCGCGTTACGCTTCGCAAAATACTCTTTTGACTTACGCCCAACAGGAAGCACATGAAGCACTTCGACATCTTTATGCGATTCAATATACCGCGCCGCAGCGCGGAGCACGCCGCTGTTGTAGGCGCCACAAAGTCCGCGATCGGAAGTGACCACCACCAAACAAATTTTCTCCGGGCCCTCATGTGTACCAAAGTACGGGCTCGTGAGTTCTGCGCGCAGCGCGTACTGCAATACATTCCGCAACAGCGCCAATGCATGCTTCGCGTACGGGCGCGCGCGCATCGCGACGCCTTCAGATTTGCGCATCTTCGCCGCCGCGACCATCTGCATGGCGCGCGTAATTTGCTTGATGTTCGCCGTCACCCGGATTTTATTTTTGAGTTGATGCTTTGATGCCATATCTTTCTTTCTTACTTCCTACTTCTTACGTCTTACTTCTTTGCCACAAGCCGCGGCATAAAATCCGCGAGCACCGCCTTAAGCTTCGCCTCGGTTGCATCGTCAAATGCCTTTGTCTCACGGATGCTCTGGAGAATATCAGGATGCCGGTCGCGCAAATGCGCCCGGAGTTTTAACTCCGCCTCGCGCACGGACTCCAGCGGAAGCTCATCCAAAAATCCGCCGATACCCATGTAAAACACGCAGGTTTGTTCCTCAAACGGCATGGCGTCATATTGCGGCTGTTTCAGAAGTTCGGTGAGGTGTTGGCCTCGGTCAATGCGCTTGCGCGTCGCCTCATCAAGGTCTTGCGCAAATTGGGAAAACGCGGCGAGCTCTTCAAATTGCGCAAGCTCCAGTTTCAATTTTGACGCGACTTTCTTGACGGCTTTTGTTTGCGCCGCGGAACCCACGCGCGACACCGAAAGTCCGATGTTCACCGCCGGCCGCTGGCCTTTCGCGAACAAATCGTTCTCAAGATAAATCTGACCGTCGGTGATGGAGATGACATTTGTCGGAATGTACGCAGACACGTCACCCAGCTGCGTTTCAATAATCGGAAGCGCGGTAAGCGATCCCCCGCCCTTTTCCTTCGTCACTTTTGACGCGCGCTCCAACAAACGGGAATGGAGATAAAAAATATCACCCGGGTATGCTTCGCGTCCGGAAGGCCGGCGGAGCAACAGCGCCATCTGCCGCCACGCCCACGCGTGCTTGGACAAGTCGTCGTAAATAATTAAGGCATCCCGTCCCTTATCGCGGAAGTACTCGCCCATGCTGCATCCCGCGAACGGCGCGATGTACCAAAGCGATGCCGGGTCCGCCGCGCCGGCGACAACCACGATAGTGTATTCCATCGCCCCGCGTGATTCAAGCTCCTTCACGATTCCGGCAACTTTGGAATATTTCTGACCGATGGCGACATATACGCAAATAGGCCGGGTTTCCTTCGGTTCGTTAAGCTGGCTCAGAATCGCGTCAATCGCAAGCGCGGTTTTTCCGGTTTGACGGTCACCGATGATCAGTTCGCGCTGGCCACGTCCAATCGGAATTGTACCGTCAATAACTTTAATGCCCGTTGCGAGCGAGACATTCACCGGTTCGCGGTCAATGACCGGAGGCGCCGGCCGTTCAATCGGTAGATACGTCACTTTTGATTCATCAAAACTGCCCTTGCCGTCCAAGGGAATCCCCACCGGGCTTACCACGCGGCCTAAAAGCGCCTCCCCTGTTGGCACCGAAAGCACTTGTCCTGTTTTATGTACGAGATCGCCTTCGTGAATATGGCTGTATTCGCCGAGCACCACCGCGCCCACGCTGTATTCCTCAAGATTCAAGACCAGCGCCGGCGTCGCGGTTTTTTTAGAACCTTCCGGCCACGGCTCAATCAACACTTTTTCCGACATCATTGCCCCGCGCAACCCTTCAATCTGCACAATGCCGTCGGCAACGGAAACCACGCGCCCGACCTCTTCACTCTTGGCGCCAAGTTCGGTTCCCTCAAGTTCCGCTTTTAAAATTTGTACAATATTATCTTCCTTCATATAGAATCACGGAATGGTTCGACTTCGCTCACCGAATAATATTTCCTGAGCTTGTCGAAGGATTTCCTATTAATCTCGTAACCGTTGTAATTTATTTGTTATTGTTCCGTCGACCAAGACGTCGCTACCAAGACGGAGTGCAACTCCGCCGATAACGCGCGGATCAATACGTTCCGCAAATACATACCCCCTTGCTTTGAGGCGCGTTTCAAGCTTTTTCCTTGCAGAACCGCCAAGCGGCCGAGCCGTGACAACTTCCGCCACTGTCCCGTCTTTTGCCGCCCACAACCGTTCAAACTCCTTCACCACCTTACCAGCAATCTTTAAATCATTTGAACGCTTCAAGAGCTTCTTGAAGTTTGCAATGCGCGCCGCAACTATCGCGGGTTTTGCATCCCGCAATGCTTCCACGAGCAGTCGCGCATATACTGTTTGTTTGTGCTGGATGAGAGACATATAAGCAATAAAGCATTAAATCAATAAAGCAAGAAGTTACAAGTTAGTTTTACGTTTTTTTACTTTGCTTCCATGCTTTCTTGCTTTTATGCTTACATGAGTGTTTTCATGACTTCTTCCACCGCGCGCTCGTCGTCTTCGGCGGTTACTTTGCGCAAAAGGATTTTCTCCGCCACCATAATAGCCGCCGCGCGAATGTCAGCTTTCGCGCCATGCAACGCGTCGCGCGCCATCGTATCCGATTGCGCTTTGGCTTTTTGAAGCATGTCCTCGGCAACCGCCTTCGCGCGTCCTTCCACTTCGCGCAATCGCGCCTCTGCCTGCACCTTCGTCGCTCCCATCAACTGCTCCGCCTCCGCGTCAGCACGCGACAAAATTTCTTTGCGCGTGATATCAGCGCGGGCGATTTCTTTCTGCGCCTCCTCATGCATCGCCAAACCTTTTTCAATAGTGGATTTACGATCCTCAATCATGCGCACAATCTTCGGGAAGACAAAGCGCTTGAGGATCCAAAACACCACCAAAAAATTAAATGCTTGGGCAAAGAGTAACTTTCCGTTAATGCCGAGTTTGGTGAACAACTCCATAGTTATCCGCGACAATCCGTGTCGCTATCCGCGTCCTTCCGCTTCTACGCTTACGCAAAAAGAATAATGAGCGCCACAACCAACGCGTAAATGGCGATAGCTTCAATGAAAGCGGTCGCCAAAATCATCGCCGGCTGGATTTTTGAGGCCGCCTCCGGATTCCGTCCGATGGCTTCCATCGCTTTCGTCGCGAGCTTACCGATAGCAGTCGCCGACGCGAGCGCGCCGACACCGATGGCAATCGCCGCGGCGATAAATTTTACCATTTCTGCATCCATAATGTGAGATTTGTTTAATGGTTAATGAATAATAGTGTTCGACCTGATTGTATTCCTTCGACAGGCTCAGGAAATAACATCACTTACTCCCTGAGCTTGTCGAAGGGCTACATATATTTAATGCGCGGGAACCGCGTGTGTTTCATGCGATTCGTGCGTCTCCGTAGCAAACTTGATGAATATGAGCGTAAGCATAGCAAAGACCAGCGCTTGAATAAAGCCCACGAAGATTTCCAGCAGCAAAAACGGCGTCGGCGCCACAATCGGCGCAAGATTCATAATGATGAGCAAGAGTACCTCGCCCGCGAACACATTACCGAACAACCGGAAGGAAAACGACATCACCTTCGCGAACTCCCCAACTAATTCAAGCAAGCCGACAAAAAAATGTATCGGCCCTTCGCGGAAATTAAAAAACTTGCTCCAATGCCCCCACGCGCCCAATTTTTTCATTCCGTAGATCTGAATAGCGACAACGGAGACGAGAG is drawn from bacterium and contains these coding sequences:
- the metK gene encoding methionine adenosyltransferase; the encoded protein is MGYYPKLYTVESVTSGHPDKICDQVSDAVLDECLRQDPKSRVAMESFGGHGMLIVGGEVSTRAKVDYAGIAKRVYKDIGHQNNLKVITNVVEQSPDIAMGVDTGGAGDQGIMYGYATNETPEFLPKGVVFVHKLTRGLEDLRRAGRVSWIKPDGKAQVTMQGKNVVSVLVSTQHEASVEHAEIKATLTKELIAPAVGDLTGVEILVNPTGRFVQGGFEADTGLTGRKIMVDTYGGLIQHGGGAFSGKDPSKVDRSAAYMCRFVAKNLVANGHAKQCLVSVSYAIGRAEPMMVEAVDEKGHSLAKLVAKKFDFRPNAIIERLQLRRPIYLQTAAYGHFGKEGLPWEKVIEV
- the atpD gene encoding F0F1 ATP synthase subunit beta — translated: MNGKIIQITGPVVDVEFSENLPPLNNALTVAIEGGKTLILEVAQHLGGNRVRTLAMDTTDALRRHMEVTDTGRTIEVPIGDEILGRMFNVFGEVVDGLGELPKSVKRASIHQAAPALKDQKVEPELFETGIKVIDLLCPFLKGGKVGLFGGAGVGKTVLLQELIHNTAVKHGGYSVFAGVGERTREGNDLYREMKESGVLKNTALVFGQMNEVSGARFRTALAALRMAEYFRDEKHKDILLFIDNIFRFVQAGSEVSVLLGRMPSAVGYQPTLGTDMGALQERITSTKNGSITSVQAIYVPADDITDPAPATTFSHLDSTVVLSRELSQLGIYPAVDPLFSKSSALDPRIVGEEHYAVAKQALQLMQRYKELKDVIAILGMEELSESDKLIVSRARRMQRFLSQPFSVAEAFTGRAGKYVPREDTIRGFREIIEGKHDAKPEDAFYLKGGIDEV
- the atpG gene encoding ATP synthase F1 subunit gamma; this encodes MASKHQLKNKIRVTANIKQITRAMQMVAAAKMRKSEGVAMRARPYAKHALALLRNVLQYALRAELTSPYFGTHEGPEKICLVVVTSDRGLCGAYNSGVLRAAARYIESHKDVEVLHVLPVGRKSKEYFAKRNATMPFAFTNFSEITTIYDAEPVFNWLVEQYQAGAYTKIVFCSTTFISALVQKVEFHEVLPLSLPELEKIVRGIVPKSGRYAELVRVDEKSEQYYKFEPSYQKIFETLVLALVKVEVLHLIFESNASEHAARMVAMKSATENAENIMKTLQQALNKARQESITQELVEMASAKDAMAV
- the atpA gene encoding F0F1 ATP synthase subunit alpha codes for the protein MKEDNIVQILKAELEGTELGAKSEEVGRVVSVADGIVQIEGLRGAMMSEKVLIEPWPEGSKKTATPALVLNLEEYSVGAVVLGEYSHIHEGDLVHKTGQVLSVPTGEALLGRVVSPVGIPLDGKGSFDESKVTYLPIERPAPPVIDREPVNVSLATGIKVIDGTIPIGRGQRELIIGDRQTGKTALAIDAILSQLNEPKETRPICVYVAIGQKYSKVAGIVKELESRGAMEYTIVVVAGAADPASLWYIAPFAGCSMGEYFRDKGRDALIIYDDLSKHAWAWRQMALLLRRPSGREAYPGDIFYLHSRLLERASKVTKEKGGGSLTALPIIETQLGDVSAYIPTNVISITDGQIYLENDLFAKGQRPAVNIGLSVSRVGSAAQTKAVKKVASKLKLELAQFEELAAFSQFAQDLDEATRKRIDRGQHLTELLKQPQYDAMPFEEQTCVFYMGIGGFLDELPLESVREAELKLRAHLRDRHPDILQSIRETKAFDDATEAKLKAVLADFMPRLVAKK
- a CDS encoding F0F1 ATP synthase subunit delta — its product is MSLIQHKQTVYARLLVEALRDAKPAIVAARIANFKKLLKRSNDLKIAGKVVKEFERLWAAKDGTVAEVVTARPLGGSARKKLETRLKARGYVFAERIDPRVIGGVALRLGSDVLVDGTITNKLQRLRD
- the atpF gene encoding F0F1 ATP synthase subunit B, which gives rise to MELFTKLGINGKLLFAQAFNFLVVFWILKRFVFPKIVRMIEDRKSTIEKGLAMHEEAQKEIARADITRKEILSRADAEAEQLMGATKVQAEARLREVEGRAKAVAEDMLQKAKAQSDTMARDALHGAKADIRAAAIMVAEKILLRKVTAEDDERAVEEVMKTLM
- the atpE gene encoding ATP synthase F0 subunit C; this translates as MDAEMVKFIAAAIAIGVGALASATAIGKLATKAMEAIGRNPEAASKIQPAMILATAFIEAIAIYALVVALIILFA